From a single Osmerus mordax isolate fOsmMor3 chromosome 14, fOsmMor3.pri, whole genome shotgun sequence genomic region:
- the garnl3 gene encoding GTPase-activating Rap/Ran-GAP domain-like protein 3 isoform X1, translating to MNSDINVYLGREKAGIMRKRALLLRKGCSFEITSSASEDLGCRRGDFSRKHYGSVELLISSDADGAIQRAGRFRVENGSSDETTDYTPGTWRRTDVHLENPEYHTRWFFKYFLGKVHQNYVGTDAEKNPFYLSVVLSDQNNQRVPQYRAILWRKSGTLKISLPYSPTKTLSVKSILSAMNLDRFEKGPREILNPDIQKDLLVLEEQEGSVNFKFGVLYAKDGQLTDDEMFSNEMGSESFDKFLNLLGDSISLQGWAGYRGGLDTKNDTTGMNSIYTVYQGHELMFHVSTMLPYSKENKQQVERKRHIGNDIVTIVFQEGDDASPSFKPSMIRSHFTHIFALVRYNSQNDSYRLKIFSEESVPLFGPPLPSPPVFTDHQEFRDFLLVKLINGEKATLDTPTFAQKRQRTLDMLIRSLYQDLIPDLHKNMLNRRSFSDVLPESPKSARKKEEARQAEFVRIGQALKLKTIVRGDAPTSLVTTGLCRKEPWESQSFCSTFPHETVCADSWGQSLLVATDMAGVMLLDAPDPMLANTELPAVPPVQVFDKTMMVKQMHILEPQDLLITRADKGKDARLYVFRLSTLKRGLEERQLVRSKCDSRENKLEKTKGCHLYSINTHHGVELRIVAAIRNKLLLITRKQPRPDGFGAIAMGADSPVEEFQYIREICLCDPPVVMALVDGPTGENDNMICVAYKHQFDLINESTGDAYRLHHVDANRVNFVAAIDVYEDGEAGLLLCYNYICYYKKVCPFSGSTPMIHSNVSDFHFSWNQMPNAIVCAFPYILAFTTDSIEIRLVVNGNLVYTAVVPELQLTASRSDIYFVSSAPVNSATNCSSRDTSSQSSPQTPTGYEMPVFPSPLGDDSIRIPYGTKLSLYVSKDAEGETACKHIFKIPLSNLVGRSIERPLKSPLVNKVVTSSLSMVAPTPLSPATHSLSLSRMEIKEIASRTRKELLGLTEEPSGKPDNSTVKQRKMSRKTTEEEPRARALTSTNERIGSESADTDSEVQRHCSSGSEAEPEKTVLGEETPPLLTNPFTLSTSFEEDVLDLK from the exons ACTACGGACTACACGCCAGGAACTTGGAGAAGAACCGATGTCCATCTGGAGAACCCAGAATATCACACCAGATGGTTCTTCAAATACTTCCTGGGGAAAG TCCACCAGAACTACGTGGGTACAGATGCCGAGAAGAACCCTTTTTACCTGTCTGTGGTTCTGTCAGACCAGAACAACCAACGGGTCCCTCAGTACCGGGCCATTCTCTGGAGGAAGAGT gGCACCCTGAAAATCAGTCTGCCCTACAGTCCCACCAAAACACTATCAGTCAAATCCATCCTAAG TGCTATGAACCTAGACAGGTTTGAAAAAGGGCCTAGGGAGATACTCAATCCAGATATACAGAAG GACCTCCTGGTGTTAGAGGAACAGGAG GGTTCTGTCAATTTTAAATTTGGTGTTCTGTACGCCAAAGATGGCCAGCTGACAGATGATGAGATGTTTAGTAATG agaTGGGCAGCGAAAGCTTTGATAAGTTCCTAAACCTGCTAGGAGACAGCATATCCCTACAGGGCTGGGCAGGCTACAGAGGAGGCTTAGACACCAAGA aCGACACCACAGGAATGAACTCTATCTACACAGTGTACCAGGGCCATGAGCTGATGTTCCATGTTTCTACCATGCTCCCCTACTCTAAGGAGAATAAgcagcag gtggagaggaagagacataTTGGGAACGACATAGTCACCATCGTATTCCAGGAGGGAGATGACGCCTCACCATCCTTCAAACCGTCCATGATACGCTCCCACTTCACAC ATATTTTTGCATTGGTCAGATATAACAGTCAGAACGACAGTTACAG GTTGAAGATATTCTCAGAGGAGAGTGTTCCCCTGTTTggacctccccttccctccccacctGTGTTTACAGACCACCAGGAATTCAGGGACTTTTTGCTAGTCAAAT TAATCAATGGGGAGAAAGCCACCCTGGACACGCCTACGTTTGCTCAGAAGCGTCAGAGGACTCTGGACATGCTGATCCGATCCCTCTACCAGGACCTCATCCCAGACCTCCACAAG aACATGCTGAACAGACGCTCCTTCAGTGACGTGCTCCCAGAGTCGCCCAAGTCCGCACGCAAAAAGGAGGAGGCACGACAGGCTGAGTTTGTCAGGATAGGACAG GCGTTGAAGCTGAAGACCATAGTGAGAGGAGACGCTCCCACCAGTTTGGTGACCACAGGCCTGTGTAGGAAGGAG CCCTGGGAGTCCCAGTCTTTCTGCAGTACATTTCCCCATGAGACCGTGTGTGCCGACTCCTGGGGTCAGTCACTGCTGGTTGCCACGGACATGGCAGGGGTAATGTTATTGGACG CACCTGATCCAATGCTTGCAAACACCG AACTTCCAGCGGTGCCTCCAGTGCAGGTGTTTGACAAGACCATGATGGTCAAGCAGATGCACATTCTAGAACCTCAGGACTTGCTCATCACCCGAGCAGATAAAG GGAAAGATGCCCGTCTCTATGTGTTCAGACTGAGCACGCTcaagagaggactggaggagaggcagcTGGTCAGGAGCAAGTGTGACAGCCGAGAGAACAAGCTGGAGAAGACTAAAG GCTGTCATCTCTactccatcaacacacaccacgGGGTGGAGTTGCGCATCGTGGCGGCCATAAGGAACAAGCTCCTCCTAATCACCAGGAAACAGCCACGCCCTGACGGGTTTGGCGCCATTGCCATGGGAGCGGACTCACCAGTGGAGGAGTTCCAGTACATACGG GAAATCTGCCTCTGTGATCCCCCAGTCGTCATGGCGCTGGTTGACGGGCCGACGGGGGAAAATGACAACATGATCTGTGTGGCGTACAAACACCAGTTTGACTTGATCAACGAGAGTACTGGAGACGCTTACCGGCTGCACCACGTAGATGCCAACCGG GTGAACTTTGTGGCTGCCATTGATGTGTACGAGGATGGGGAGGCAGGCCTGCTGCTGTGTTACAACT ACATCTGCTACTACAAGAAGGTGTGTCCATTCAGTGGCTCCACCCCTATGATCCACTCCAACGTCTCAGACTTCCACTTCAGCTGGAACCAGATGCCCAACGCCATCG TTTGTGCGTTCCCCTATATCCTGGCCTTCACCACAGACTCCATCGAGATCCGACTGGTTGTCAACGGCAATCTGGTGTACACAGCTGTGGTTCCTGAGCTACAGTTGACTGCATCCAGG TCGGACATCTACTTTGTGTCATCTGCTCCGGTCAACTCCGCCACCAACTGCAGCTCCAGAGACACCAGTTCCCAGAGTTCTCCTCAAACACCCACCGGATACGAGATGCCCgtgttcccctccccccttggcGATG ATTCTATACGGATTCCGTACGGTACCAAGCTTTCCCTGTACGTGTCTAAGGACGCTGAAG GTGAAACCGCTTGTAAGCACATCTTCAAGATTCCGCTGAGTAACCTGGTGGGTCGCAGCATTGAGAGGCCTCTAAAGTCCCCGCTGGTCAACAAAGTGGTGACATCCTCCCTTAGCATGGTGGCCCCTACCCCACTCAGCCCcgccacacactccctctcgctGTCCCGCATGGAGATCAAGGAGATTGCCAGCCGCACGCGCAAGGAGCTGCTTG gtctgacTGAGGAGCCGAGTGGTAAGCCAGACAACAGCACGGTCAAACAGAGGAAGATGAGCAGGAAAACTACTGAGGAAGAGCCCAGGGCTCGGGCTTTGACGTCAACTAACGAAAG GATTGGATCTGAGTCAGCTGACACAGACTCCGAAGTTCAACGGCATTGTTCCTCTGGCTcagaggcggagccagagaaAACGGTGCTAGGCGAGGAGACTCCCCCCCTTCTGACCAACcccttcaccctctccacctccttcgaAGAAGATGTCCTGGACCTCAAGTGA
- the garnl3 gene encoding GTPase-activating Rap/Ran-GAP domain-like protein 3 isoform X2: protein MNSVDPASTKLLTFNQRSASEDLGCRRGDFSRKHYGSVELLISSDADGAIQRAGRFRVENGSSDETTDYTPGTWRRTDVHLENPEYHTRWFFKYFLGKVHQNYVGTDAEKNPFYLSVVLSDQNNQRVPQYRAILWRKSGTLKISLPYSPTKTLSVKSILSAMNLDRFEKGPREILNPDIQKDLLVLEEQEGSVNFKFGVLYAKDGQLTDDEMFSNEMGSESFDKFLNLLGDSISLQGWAGYRGGLDTKNDTTGMNSIYTVYQGHELMFHVSTMLPYSKENKQQVERKRHIGNDIVTIVFQEGDDASPSFKPSMIRSHFTHIFALVRYNSQNDSYRLKIFSEESVPLFGPPLPSPPVFTDHQEFRDFLLVKLINGEKATLDTPTFAQKRQRTLDMLIRSLYQDLIPDLHKNMLNRRSFSDVLPESPKSARKKEEARQAEFVRIGQALKLKTIVRGDAPTSLVTTGLCRKEPWESQSFCSTFPHETVCADSWGQSLLVATDMAGVMLLDAPDPMLANTELPAVPPVQVFDKTMMVKQMHILEPQDLLITRADKGKDARLYVFRLSTLKRGLEERQLVRSKCDSRENKLEKTKGCHLYSINTHHGVELRIVAAIRNKLLLITRKQPRPDGFGAIAMGADSPVEEFQYIREICLCDPPVVMALVDGPTGENDNMICVAYKHQFDLINESTGDAYRLHHVDANRVNFVAAIDVYEDGEAGLLLCYNYICYYKKVCPFSGSTPMIHSNVSDFHFSWNQMPNAIVCAFPYILAFTTDSIEIRLVVNGNLVYTAVVPELQLTASRSDIYFVSSAPVNSATNCSSRDTSSQSSPQTPTGYEMPVFPSPLGDDSIRIPYGTKLSLYVSKDAEGETACKHIFKIPLSNLVGRSIERPLKSPLVNKVVTSSLSMVAPTPLSPATHSLSLSRMEIKEIASRTRKELLGLTEEPSGKPDNSTVKQRKMSRKTTEEEPRARALTSTNERIGSESADTDSEVQRHCSSGSEAEPEKTVLGEETPPLLTNPFTLSTSFEEDVLDLK, encoded by the exons ACTACGGACTACACGCCAGGAACTTGGAGAAGAACCGATGTCCATCTGGAGAACCCAGAATATCACACCAGATGGTTCTTCAAATACTTCCTGGGGAAAG TCCACCAGAACTACGTGGGTACAGATGCCGAGAAGAACCCTTTTTACCTGTCTGTGGTTCTGTCAGACCAGAACAACCAACGGGTCCCTCAGTACCGGGCCATTCTCTGGAGGAAGAGT gGCACCCTGAAAATCAGTCTGCCCTACAGTCCCACCAAAACACTATCAGTCAAATCCATCCTAAG TGCTATGAACCTAGACAGGTTTGAAAAAGGGCCTAGGGAGATACTCAATCCAGATATACAGAAG GACCTCCTGGTGTTAGAGGAACAGGAG GGTTCTGTCAATTTTAAATTTGGTGTTCTGTACGCCAAAGATGGCCAGCTGACAGATGATGAGATGTTTAGTAATG agaTGGGCAGCGAAAGCTTTGATAAGTTCCTAAACCTGCTAGGAGACAGCATATCCCTACAGGGCTGGGCAGGCTACAGAGGAGGCTTAGACACCAAGA aCGACACCACAGGAATGAACTCTATCTACACAGTGTACCAGGGCCATGAGCTGATGTTCCATGTTTCTACCATGCTCCCCTACTCTAAGGAGAATAAgcagcag gtggagaggaagagacataTTGGGAACGACATAGTCACCATCGTATTCCAGGAGGGAGATGACGCCTCACCATCCTTCAAACCGTCCATGATACGCTCCCACTTCACAC ATATTTTTGCATTGGTCAGATATAACAGTCAGAACGACAGTTACAG GTTGAAGATATTCTCAGAGGAGAGTGTTCCCCTGTTTggacctccccttccctccccacctGTGTTTACAGACCACCAGGAATTCAGGGACTTTTTGCTAGTCAAAT TAATCAATGGGGAGAAAGCCACCCTGGACACGCCTACGTTTGCTCAGAAGCGTCAGAGGACTCTGGACATGCTGATCCGATCCCTCTACCAGGACCTCATCCCAGACCTCCACAAG aACATGCTGAACAGACGCTCCTTCAGTGACGTGCTCCCAGAGTCGCCCAAGTCCGCACGCAAAAAGGAGGAGGCACGACAGGCTGAGTTTGTCAGGATAGGACAG GCGTTGAAGCTGAAGACCATAGTGAGAGGAGACGCTCCCACCAGTTTGGTGACCACAGGCCTGTGTAGGAAGGAG CCCTGGGAGTCCCAGTCTTTCTGCAGTACATTTCCCCATGAGACCGTGTGTGCCGACTCCTGGGGTCAGTCACTGCTGGTTGCCACGGACATGGCAGGGGTAATGTTATTGGACG CACCTGATCCAATGCTTGCAAACACCG AACTTCCAGCGGTGCCTCCAGTGCAGGTGTTTGACAAGACCATGATGGTCAAGCAGATGCACATTCTAGAACCTCAGGACTTGCTCATCACCCGAGCAGATAAAG GGAAAGATGCCCGTCTCTATGTGTTCAGACTGAGCACGCTcaagagaggactggaggagaggcagcTGGTCAGGAGCAAGTGTGACAGCCGAGAGAACAAGCTGGAGAAGACTAAAG GCTGTCATCTCTactccatcaacacacaccacgGGGTGGAGTTGCGCATCGTGGCGGCCATAAGGAACAAGCTCCTCCTAATCACCAGGAAACAGCCACGCCCTGACGGGTTTGGCGCCATTGCCATGGGAGCGGACTCACCAGTGGAGGAGTTCCAGTACATACGG GAAATCTGCCTCTGTGATCCCCCAGTCGTCATGGCGCTGGTTGACGGGCCGACGGGGGAAAATGACAACATGATCTGTGTGGCGTACAAACACCAGTTTGACTTGATCAACGAGAGTACTGGAGACGCTTACCGGCTGCACCACGTAGATGCCAACCGG GTGAACTTTGTGGCTGCCATTGATGTGTACGAGGATGGGGAGGCAGGCCTGCTGCTGTGTTACAACT ACATCTGCTACTACAAGAAGGTGTGTCCATTCAGTGGCTCCACCCCTATGATCCACTCCAACGTCTCAGACTTCCACTTCAGCTGGAACCAGATGCCCAACGCCATCG TTTGTGCGTTCCCCTATATCCTGGCCTTCACCACAGACTCCATCGAGATCCGACTGGTTGTCAACGGCAATCTGGTGTACACAGCTGTGGTTCCTGAGCTACAGTTGACTGCATCCAGG TCGGACATCTACTTTGTGTCATCTGCTCCGGTCAACTCCGCCACCAACTGCAGCTCCAGAGACACCAGTTCCCAGAGTTCTCCTCAAACACCCACCGGATACGAGATGCCCgtgttcccctccccccttggcGATG ATTCTATACGGATTCCGTACGGTACCAAGCTTTCCCTGTACGTGTCTAAGGACGCTGAAG GTGAAACCGCTTGTAAGCACATCTTCAAGATTCCGCTGAGTAACCTGGTGGGTCGCAGCATTGAGAGGCCTCTAAAGTCCCCGCTGGTCAACAAAGTGGTGACATCCTCCCTTAGCATGGTGGCCCCTACCCCACTCAGCCCcgccacacactccctctcgctGTCCCGCATGGAGATCAAGGAGATTGCCAGCCGCACGCGCAAGGAGCTGCTTG gtctgacTGAGGAGCCGAGTGGTAAGCCAGACAACAGCACGGTCAAACAGAGGAAGATGAGCAGGAAAACTACTGAGGAAGAGCCCAGGGCTCGGGCTTTGACGTCAACTAACGAAAG GATTGGATCTGAGTCAGCTGACACAGACTCCGAAGTTCAACGGCATTGTTCCTCTGGCTcagaggcggagccagagaaAACGGTGCTAGGCGAGGAGACTCCCCCCCTTCTGACCAACcccttcaccctctccacctccttcgaAGAAGATGTCCTGGACCTCAAGTGA
- the garnl3 gene encoding GTPase-activating Rap/Ran-GAP domain-like protein 3 isoform X3, with the protein MNSDINVYLGREKAGIMRKRALLLRKGCSFEITSSASEDLGCRRGDFSRKHYGSVELLISSDADGAIQRAGRFRVENGSSDETTDYTPGTWRRTDVHLENPEYHTRWFFKYFLGKVHQNYVGTDAEKNPFYLSVVLSDQNNQRVPQYRAILWRKSGTLKISLPYSPTKTLSVKSILSAMNLDRFEKGPREILNPDIQKDLLVLEEQEGSVNFKFGVLYAKDGQLTDDEMFSNEMGSESFDKFLNLLGDSISLQGWAGYRGGLDTKNDTTGMNSIYTVYQGHELMFHVSTMLPYSKENKQQVERKRHIGNDIVTIVFQEGDDASPSFKPSMIRSHFTHIFALVRYNSQNDSYRLKIFSEESVPLFGPPLPSPPVFTDHQEFRDFLLVKLINGEKATLDTPTFAQKRQRTLDMLIRSLYQDLIPDLHKNMLNRRSFSDVLPESPKSARKKEEARQAEFVRIGQALKLKTIVRGDAPTSLVTTGLCRKEPWESQSFCSTFPHETVCADSWGQSLLVATDMAGVMLLDAPDPMLANTELPAVPPVQVFDKTMMVKQMHILEPQDLLITRADKGKDARLYVFRLSTLKRGLEERQLVRSKCDSRENKLEKTKGCHLYSINTHHGVELRIVAAIRNKLLLITRKQPRPDGFGAIAMGADSPVEEFQYIREICLCDPPVVMALVDGPTGENDNMICVAYKHQFDLINESTGDAYRLHHVDANRVNFVAAIDVYEDGEAGLLLCYNYICYYKKVCPFSGSTPMIHSNVSDFHFSWNQMPNAIVCAFPYILAFTTDSIEIRLVVNGNLVYTAVVPELQLTASRSDIYFVSSAPVNSATNCSSRDTSSQSSPQTPTGYEMPVFPSPLGDGETACKHIFKIPLSNLVGRSIERPLKSPLVNKVVTSSLSMVAPTPLSPATHSLSLSRMEIKEIASRTRKELLGLTEEPSGKPDNSTVKQRKMSRKTTEEEPRARALTSTNERIGSESADTDSEVQRHCSSGSEAEPEKTVLGEETPPLLTNPFTLSTSFEEDVLDLK; encoded by the exons ACTACGGACTACACGCCAGGAACTTGGAGAAGAACCGATGTCCATCTGGAGAACCCAGAATATCACACCAGATGGTTCTTCAAATACTTCCTGGGGAAAG TCCACCAGAACTACGTGGGTACAGATGCCGAGAAGAACCCTTTTTACCTGTCTGTGGTTCTGTCAGACCAGAACAACCAACGGGTCCCTCAGTACCGGGCCATTCTCTGGAGGAAGAGT gGCACCCTGAAAATCAGTCTGCCCTACAGTCCCACCAAAACACTATCAGTCAAATCCATCCTAAG TGCTATGAACCTAGACAGGTTTGAAAAAGGGCCTAGGGAGATACTCAATCCAGATATACAGAAG GACCTCCTGGTGTTAGAGGAACAGGAG GGTTCTGTCAATTTTAAATTTGGTGTTCTGTACGCCAAAGATGGCCAGCTGACAGATGATGAGATGTTTAGTAATG agaTGGGCAGCGAAAGCTTTGATAAGTTCCTAAACCTGCTAGGAGACAGCATATCCCTACAGGGCTGGGCAGGCTACAGAGGAGGCTTAGACACCAAGA aCGACACCACAGGAATGAACTCTATCTACACAGTGTACCAGGGCCATGAGCTGATGTTCCATGTTTCTACCATGCTCCCCTACTCTAAGGAGAATAAgcagcag gtggagaggaagagacataTTGGGAACGACATAGTCACCATCGTATTCCAGGAGGGAGATGACGCCTCACCATCCTTCAAACCGTCCATGATACGCTCCCACTTCACAC ATATTTTTGCATTGGTCAGATATAACAGTCAGAACGACAGTTACAG GTTGAAGATATTCTCAGAGGAGAGTGTTCCCCTGTTTggacctccccttccctccccacctGTGTTTACAGACCACCAGGAATTCAGGGACTTTTTGCTAGTCAAAT TAATCAATGGGGAGAAAGCCACCCTGGACACGCCTACGTTTGCTCAGAAGCGTCAGAGGACTCTGGACATGCTGATCCGATCCCTCTACCAGGACCTCATCCCAGACCTCCACAAG aACATGCTGAACAGACGCTCCTTCAGTGACGTGCTCCCAGAGTCGCCCAAGTCCGCACGCAAAAAGGAGGAGGCACGACAGGCTGAGTTTGTCAGGATAGGACAG GCGTTGAAGCTGAAGACCATAGTGAGAGGAGACGCTCCCACCAGTTTGGTGACCACAGGCCTGTGTAGGAAGGAG CCCTGGGAGTCCCAGTCTTTCTGCAGTACATTTCCCCATGAGACCGTGTGTGCCGACTCCTGGGGTCAGTCACTGCTGGTTGCCACGGACATGGCAGGGGTAATGTTATTGGACG CACCTGATCCAATGCTTGCAAACACCG AACTTCCAGCGGTGCCTCCAGTGCAGGTGTTTGACAAGACCATGATGGTCAAGCAGATGCACATTCTAGAACCTCAGGACTTGCTCATCACCCGAGCAGATAAAG GGAAAGATGCCCGTCTCTATGTGTTCAGACTGAGCACGCTcaagagaggactggaggagaggcagcTGGTCAGGAGCAAGTGTGACAGCCGAGAGAACAAGCTGGAGAAGACTAAAG GCTGTCATCTCTactccatcaacacacaccacgGGGTGGAGTTGCGCATCGTGGCGGCCATAAGGAACAAGCTCCTCCTAATCACCAGGAAACAGCCACGCCCTGACGGGTTTGGCGCCATTGCCATGGGAGCGGACTCACCAGTGGAGGAGTTCCAGTACATACGG GAAATCTGCCTCTGTGATCCCCCAGTCGTCATGGCGCTGGTTGACGGGCCGACGGGGGAAAATGACAACATGATCTGTGTGGCGTACAAACACCAGTTTGACTTGATCAACGAGAGTACTGGAGACGCTTACCGGCTGCACCACGTAGATGCCAACCGG GTGAACTTTGTGGCTGCCATTGATGTGTACGAGGATGGGGAGGCAGGCCTGCTGCTGTGTTACAACT ACATCTGCTACTACAAGAAGGTGTGTCCATTCAGTGGCTCCACCCCTATGATCCACTCCAACGTCTCAGACTTCCACTTCAGCTGGAACCAGATGCCCAACGCCATCG TTTGTGCGTTCCCCTATATCCTGGCCTTCACCACAGACTCCATCGAGATCCGACTGGTTGTCAACGGCAATCTGGTGTACACAGCTGTGGTTCCTGAGCTACAGTTGACTGCATCCAGG TCGGACATCTACTTTGTGTCATCTGCTCCGGTCAACTCCGCCACCAACTGCAGCTCCAGAGACACCAGTTCCCAGAGTTCTCCTCAAACACCCACCGGATACGAGATGCCCgtgttcccctccccccttggcGATG GTGAAACCGCTTGTAAGCACATCTTCAAGATTCCGCTGAGTAACCTGGTGGGTCGCAGCATTGAGAGGCCTCTAAAGTCCCCGCTGGTCAACAAAGTGGTGACATCCTCCCTTAGCATGGTGGCCCCTACCCCACTCAGCCCcgccacacactccctctcgctGTCCCGCATGGAGATCAAGGAGATTGCCAGCCGCACGCGCAAGGAGCTGCTTG gtctgacTGAGGAGCCGAGTGGTAAGCCAGACAACAGCACGGTCAAACAGAGGAAGATGAGCAGGAAAACTACTGAGGAAGAGCCCAGGGCTCGGGCTTTGACGTCAACTAACGAAAG GATTGGATCTGAGTCAGCTGACACAGACTCCGAAGTTCAACGGCATTGTTCCTCTGGCTcagaggcggagccagagaaAACGGTGCTAGGCGAGGAGACTCCCCCCCTTCTGACCAACcccttcaccctctccacctccttcgaAGAAGATGTCCTGGACCTCAAGTGA